Proteins from one Aspergillus nidulans FGSC A4 chromosome VIII genomic window:
- a CDS encoding uncharacterized protein (transcript_id=CADANIAT00001530): MAKQGGYRLGADVGGTFTDVYAFTPDNQVARAKVPTTVEDQSIGIKNGIRKVQQALKDRFPWDGKFQFIHHGTTVATNAVLEGKGARTGLIVTTGHKDILAVRRSQIPGGLGAWLHYTPPDPIVPLERVIQCQERMSVDGKSIVRVDVDALRDDLKKWTGDEKPDAVAISLLNSHCNNEHEVLVAGIVKEVLGDGVTIISSSDVLREVGEYERTLTTCTNALVKPVVQTYLSNLQDLLAEDGNTIRILKSDGGLTSLGLAGELPVNILMSGPAGGVQGVADVVTQNTPYKNLITFDMGGTSTDVAIIHQGKPQLRRETVVGSLTVRSPAVDIRTVGAGGGSIAKYMSITETMRVGPESAGATPGPACYNKGGKEPTVSDANLVLGYLPENLLGGEFKLDTESAMAAVGEIAEQMKLSVTQAAEDIVNLVNETMYGALRLVSVEQGYDPKEFALVAFGGAGPLHANAVGKLLGAWPVIVPPSPGTLCALGDATTRLSHSQSLSFIRLLSATTSKKVKERFDELEAICKDTMTTSNGGSVMPLNISYHLDLRYRGQALNLTVELEAPDLLLEDGPWRELLQAKFDQLHEQQFKYCLPNFELELMRLEVVSVDASPGIEVPRLAKAESTEPPADALVAKKQIVVKGQAMEAALWDREKISRQGVRVDGPCIITEMDSNTLILPGCYGEIDSIGNILIRPSEEGPKDQTKDETPEAALEIVQSTPLIPTLVASALASIRSEMDTLMLRCSMSPAIREQQDEFNVITTAEGKMLVGQFGSFITQFLRAWKGTIEEGDVFITNDTYMIEGAVTHLNDVIVLLPIFYEHRLIGWASQFGHLTDVGGIVPGSMSINASSIFDDGVQIPCIKLYTKGVMNTDLVGLLCRNSRQPDWYRSDLMAIIAACRTASSRVCELVVRFGCEIYLAACNELLLRNRTAMVKIIESDFGDKPSTFTDFVDDDGHGVGPWALTCTMTKIEGNRLLFDWSGTSPQSDHSINFYLSETMFRMFIGYYMIASAAPGTVINDGFHDLIDIHIPEGSILKPVRPAPISCRTHMMGRTMDVMQALIGMRNPVYAAAAGFSDSPHFFYSGYKPDGEWYQLYQIGFGGVPARNAGDGLDCHCLFPAIKSIPTEIIELNYPLRIEANESVADSGGAGFYRGGNAQRTNYRFLARGEFSIHDDRWFTKPWGIRGGKPGARSRKILYRYSKSQDAPPVEVLPSKCDHIRVDPGDLLEWITWGGGGLGDPLTRPAEKVVLEVRRHLVTIQGARDNYGVVVNPESLAVDEAETGALRKKMMAARGEADQGYDRGGTLEQLRESCLKETGLPPPTPQWEQELYGPHVALPYVQDWYSRMKEVKGWEL, from the coding sequence ATGGCCAAACAAGGTGGCTATCGGCTTGGAGCCGACGTCGGCGGCACCTTCACAGACGTCTATGCCTTCACACCAGACAACCAAGTCGCGCGCGCCAAAGTTCCAACTACAGTCGAAGACCAAAGCATCGGCATCAAGAACGGGATCCGCAAGGTCCAACAGGCCCTCAAGGACCGCTTCCCATGGGACGGCAAGTTCCAGTTCATCCACCACGGCACAACGGTCGCCACAAACGCCGTCCTTGAAGGCAAGGGCGCGCGAACGGGGCTCATCGTTACGACCGGCCACAAGGATATCCTGGCAGTGCGCAGGTCGCAGATCCCTGGTGGCCTGGGTGCTTGGCTGCATTATACGCCACCGGACCCGATCGTGCCGCTGGAGCGAGTGATACAATGCCAGGAGCGCATGAGCGTTGACGGGAAGAGCATTGTGAGAGTGGACGTAGACGCGCTGAGAGATGACCTGAAGAAGTGGACTGGTGACGAGAAACCGGACGCTGTGGCAATCTCGTTGCTCAACTCGCATTGTAATAACGAGCATGAGGTTCTGGTGGCGGGGATTGTGAAGGAAGTGCTAGGTGACGGTGTGACGATCATTTCGTCGAGCGATGTGCTTCGTGAGGTGGGCGAGTATGAGCGCACACTGACAACGTGCACCAATGCCCTCGTCAAGCCCGTGGTGCAGACCTATCTCAGTAACCTGCAAGATTTGCTCGCCGAGGACGGAAACACGATCCGTATTCTTAAGTCTGATGGTGGCTTGACGAGCTTGGGGCTGGCAGGGGAGCTCCCTGTGAACATCCTCATGTCTGGGCCTGCTGGAGGTGTGCAAGGCGTTGCAGACGTCGTCACGCAAAACACGCCATATAAGAACCTGATCACCTTCGACATGGGCGGCACGTCAACGGACGTCGCCATTATCCACCAGGGCAAGCCTCAGCTTCGCCGCGAGACCGTCGTGGGCTCCCTTACTGTGCGCTCGCCAGCCGTCGACATTCGAACAGTGGgcgcaggaggaggatctATTGCCAAGTACATGAGCATCACCGAGACCATGAGAGTAGGTCCGGAGAGTGCGGGCGCCACTCCAGGGCCTGCCTGCTACAATAAGGGAGGAAAAGAGCCCACTGTGTCGGACGCCAATCTGGTGCTGGGTTACCTGCCGGAAAACCTTCTTGGAGGTGAATTCAAGCTGGACACGGAATCTGCAATGGCTGCTGTCGGGGAGATTGCTGAACAGATGAAGCTGTCAGTAACCCAAGCCGCTGAGGACATTGTCAACTTGGTTAATGAGACCATGTACGGAGCCCTGCGTCTGGTCTCCGTCGAGCAGGGTTACGACCCAAAAGAGTTCGCCCTCGTTGCCTTTGGGGGCGCAGGTCCCCTTCATGCCAATGCGGTCGGCAAGTTACTTGGGGCTTGGCCAGTCATTGTACCCCCCTCTCCAGGGACTCTGTGTGCCCTAGGCGATGCTACCACGAGGTTGAGCCACTCTCAGTCACTGTCTTTCATCCGCCTACTCTCAGCCACGACTTCGAAGAAGGTCAAAGAGCGATTTGACGAGCTAGAGGCGATTTGCAAGGATACAATGACAACCTCAAATGGGGGCAGTGTCATGCCGCTCAACATCAGCTACCATCTCGACCTTCGCTACCGCGGCCAAGCACTGAACTTAACGGTTGAGTTAGAGGCTCCAGACctgctgctggaagacgGGCCGTGGAGGGAGCTCCTGCAGGCGAAATTCGACCAGCTTCACGAGCAGCAGTTCAAATACTGCCTTCCCAACTTCGAGCTCGAGCTGATGCGCCTCGAGGTTGTTTCTGTCGACGCTTCTCCGGGTATTGAGGTTCCTCGACTGGCCAAGGCCGAATCAACTGAGCCTCCTGCCGATGCATTGGTCGCGAAAAAGCAGATTGTCGTCAAGGGACAAGCAATGGAAGCGGCGCTGTGGGATCGCGAGAAGATAAGCCGCCAGGGTGTCCGTGTGGACGGTCCATGCATCATCACCGAGATGGACAGCAACACCCTGATTCTTCCAGGTTGTTATGGCGAAATTGATTCCATTGGGAACATTCTGATCCGTCCATCTGAAGAGGGTCCGAAAGACCAAACCAAGGACGAGACTCCCGAAGCAGCCCTAGAGATCGTACAGTCAACACCGCTCATTCCCACACTGGTTGCTTCTGCACTGGCTTCCATCCGCAGTGAGATGGACACCCTCATGCTCCGCTGTAGTATGTCTCCTGCCATTCGTGAACAGCAGGACGAATTCAACGTCATCACCACCGCCGAAGGCAAGATGCTTGTTGGCCAGTTTGGCAGCTTCATCACCCAATTCCTTAGGGCGTGGAAGGGAACCATTGAGGAGGGCGATGTGTTCATTACCAACGACACGTACATGATTGAAGGAGCCGTAACGCATTTGAACGACGTGATCGTCCTCTTGCCCATCTTCTACGAACACAGGCTGATCGGCTGGGCATCGCAATTCGGACACCTGACGGACGTAGGGGGAATCGTCCCGGGCAGCATGTCTATCAATGCCTCATCCATCTTCGACGACGGTGTCCAGATTCCCTGTATCAAGCTCTATACAAAGGGTGTCATGAACACGGACCTTGTCGGCCTGCTATGCCGCAATTCCCGACAGCCCGACTGGTACAGGTCCGATCTGATGGCCATCATCGCTGCGTGCCGAACCGCCTCCAGCCGTGTCTGTGAGCTTGTCGTCCGCTTTGGATGCGAGATCTACCTTGCGGCATGCAACGAGCTGCTCCTGCGCAACCGCACCGCTATGGTGAAGATCATCGAGTCAGATTTTGGCGACAAACCAAGCACATTCACCGACTTtgtcgacgacgacggccaTGGCGTTGGGCCCTGGGCCTTAACTTGTACCATGACTAAGATCGAGGGCAACCGGCTACTCTTTGACTGGAGCGGAACCTCTCCGCAAAGCGACCATAGTATCAACTTTTACCTCTCTGAGACGATGTTCCGCATGTTTATCGGATACTACATGATTGCCTCGGCGGCCCCAGGCACCGTCATCAACGACGGCTTCCACGACCTAATCGACATCCATATCCCAGAGGGCTCAATCTTGAAACCTGTCCGGCCCGCTCCTATCTCATGCCGCACACATATGATGGGCAGAACCATGGATGTCATGCAGGCGCTCATCGGCATGAGGAACCCAGTCTACGCAGCAGCCGCGGGTTTCAGCGACTCCCCTCATTTCTTCTACTCCGGCTACAAACCAGACGGCGAATGGTACCAGTTGTACCAAATTGGATTCGGAGGTGTCCCCGCCCGCAATGCAGGCGACGGTCTCGACTGCCACTGTCTCTTCCCTGCTATTAAGTCCATTCCCACGGAGATAATAGAGCTGAACTACCCGCTCCGCATCGAGGCGAACGAGAGCGTAGCCGACAGCGGCGGTGCAGGGTTCTACCGCGGCGGCAATGCACAACGCACAAACTACCGCTTCTTAGCCCGCGGAGAGTTCAGTATCCACGATGACCGGTGGTTCACCAAGCCGTGGGGTATCCGTGGAGGAAAGCCAGGAGCTCGGTCTCGAAAGATCCTGTACCGATACTCCAAGTCGCAGGATGCTCCGCCAGTCGAGGTCCTCCCCTCGAAGTGTGACCACATCCGTGTCGACCCGGGTGACCTACTCGAGTGGATTACCTGGGGAGGTGGTGGCCTTGGGGATCCATTGACTCGGCCTGCAGAGAAGGTAGTGCTGGAGGTTCGTCGACACCTGGTGACCATCCAGGGCGCTCGCGACAACTATGGCGTTGTGGTTAACCCTGAGAGCCTTGCTgttgacgaagcagagacTGGAGCATTGAGGAAAAAAATGATGGCTGCTCGGGGTGAGGCAGATCAGGGATATGATCGCGGCGGGACTCTGGAGCAATTAAGAGAGTCGTGTCTAAAGGAAACTGGCCTTCCTCCCCCAACACCACAGtgggagcaggagctgtATGGTCCTCACGTGGCACTGCCGTATGTCCAGGACTGGTATTCACGCATGAAAGAGGTCAAGGGGTGGGAACTGTAG
- a CDS encoding uncharacterized protein (transcript_id=CADANIAT00001531), with protein sequence MSDPYYPAHQPYTAPQDNGFQPPLENQDQYQGSVYGYEPQQTHNPQLEGYQNAYNQQQYTPSAPGQEYAPIQTTYHPVSEPQNGYLTPASTMAWADAYTHRYDDTRLSPHYETLSLSCSHSGACTRIERPKLTCFESDPSLHEDTQYSAANEVSSSARHEDEIDAEGGERGIGGALVGGVTGYYLGHKKSHGLLGAIGGALLGNFLENKIGERNEDGDSHSGHGRHHGHGRRRTRHHRRHRRHSRSESRHSRHSSSSSSR encoded by the exons ATGTCGGACCCTTACTATCCCGCCCACCAGCCTTACACAGCTCCCCAAGACAACGGGTTTCAACCTCCTCTTGAGAATCAAGACCAATACCAAGGCTCAGTGTATGGCTACGAGCCTCAGCAGACGCATAATCCTCAGCTGGAAGGTTACCAGAACGCGTACAATCAGCAACAATATACACCCTCAGCTCCAGGCCAAGAGTACGCGCCAATTCAGACAACCTACCATCCGGTCTCAGAACCACAAAATGGATACCTGACTCCAGCATCGACCATGGCGTGGGCAGATGCCTATACGCACAGATACGATGACACCCGGCTAAGCCCCCACTACGAGACTC TAAGTCTTTCTTGCTCACATTCTGGTGCCTGCACGAGAATTGAGAGGCCCAAGCTAACTTGTTTTGAAAGCGACCCAAGTCTGCATGAAGACACCCAATACTCAGCGGCAAATGAAGTTTCATCCTCAGCAAGACACGAAGACGAGATTGATGCGGAAGGGGGCGAACGTGGAATAGGAGGCGCCCTTGTCGGCGGGGTGACTGGATATTACCTGGGTCATAAGAAAAGCCATGGTTTATTGGGCGCTATTGGTGGTGCTTTGTTAGGGAACTTCCTCGAGAACAAGATAGGCGAGAGGAACGAGGATGGGGATTCGCATTCTGGGCATGGACGACACCATGGGCATGGTAGGCGTCGCACccgccatcatcgtcgtcatagGAGACACAGTCGGTCCGAGTCGAGACATAGTCGTCACAGTTCTAGTTCGTCCTCTCGGTAG
- a CDS encoding PQ-loop repeat-containing protein (transcript_id=CADANIAT00001532), with protein sequence MPPPLIDYGVQSLPLHCEPTSPLLATVSSYLHICLPTPLALFSSTLGTLSIVSWLFAQLPQIFKNFQLQSTSGLSIFFLIIWCLGDMGNLLGALLTRQAGWQVIIAGYYVLVDVTLVFQFFWYTHYKGRGTNGFATLSTYDDDTVQSNIIEGVSFSEDGSSSIGPSPQIPAASDSKDIPDIKDRSVGGVDNASLSYSNEKPRTSRRSIVRSGSGLGVQNTAARTILLASTLCAVVANAAPTDADPIPPSSSLTLEFLGTIFSWMSTALYLGSRPPQLYKNYRRKSTSGLSPLLFMAAFSGNFFYSSSLITNPNAWYNFAPYGGGGWADADGNNRLDWVKRATPFFLGAFGVLFLDGMMGVQFLMYGSDDESVIEVEDPKRGRSRWKRVRGWMRGWIPSPARKQTESGPESQALLVEGQLRYGAV encoded by the coding sequence ATGCCTCCTCCTTTAATAGACTATGGCGTTCAGTCCCTTCCGCTGCATTGCGAACCCACCTCGCCGCTCCTCGCTACAGTCTCTTCCTACCTCCACATCTGTCTACCAACACCACTcgctctcttttcctccaccctGGGGACCTTGAGCATCGTGTCATGGCTGTTCGCCCAGCTTCCGCAAATATTCAAGAACTTCCAGCTGCAATCGACGTCCGGGTTATCTATATTTTTTCTGATAATATGGTGTCTTGGTGACATGGGCAACCTCCTAGGTGCACTTCTCACTCGACAGGCTGGTTGGCAGGTCATAATTGCAGGTTACTATGTTCTCGTGGATGTGACGCTCGTATTCCAATTCTTCTGGTACACACACTACAAAGGACGAGGGACAAATGGATTCGCCACACTCTCCACATACGATGACGACACTGTGCAATCCAATATTATCGAGGGTGTCTCTTTTTCAGAGGACGGTTCGTCGTCAATTGGTCCTTCTCCACAGATTCCTGCTGCATCGGATTCCAAGGACATTCCCGATATTAAAGATCGATCGGTTGGTGGTGTGGACAATGCATCGCTTTCATACTCGAATGAGAAGCCAAGGACGTCCCGACGGTCTATCGTCAGATCTGGCAGTGGTCTGGGCGTCCAAAATACTGCTGCACGCACTATTCTGTTAGCCTCGACGCTCTGCGCCGTCGTAGCAAACGCAGCACCAACAGATGCCGATCCaattcctccatcttcctcactgACCCTTGAGTTCCTGGGcaccatcttctcctggatGTCTACTGCTTTGTATCTCGGTTCACGCCCTCCTCAGCTATACAAGAATTACCGCCGCAAGAGCACCTCGGGCTTGTCCCCTTTACTGTTCATGGCTGCCTTCAGTGGTAACTTCTTCTACTCGTCGTCTCTGATCACAAACCCGAATGCTTGGTATAATTTCGCTCCGTATGGCGGTGGAGGATGGGCGGACGCGGACGGCAACAATCGGCTAGACTGGGTGAAACGCGCCACTCCTTTTTTCCTCGGGGCCTTCGGGGTGCTCTTTCTGGACGGCATGATGGGCGTACAGTTTCTTATGTACGGTTCTGACGACGAATCCGTGATCGAAGTCGAGGATCCCAAGCGCGGACGTAGTCGCTGGAAGCGTGTCCGCGGCTGGATGAGAGGCTGgattccttctcctgcgCGGAAGCAAACAGAGTCCGGCCCTGAAAGCCAGGCTCTTCTCGTTGAGGGCCAACTAAGATATGGGGCGGTTTAA
- a CDS encoding protein phosphatase regulator BUD14 (transcript_id=CADANIAT00001533), whose amino-acid sequence MARPRMVRADTLDLQDHYAPSAKDHTHAVHTNDGTGLAPHQEKELRHADHDSRAEILHGPTEHDGTDIYDGTEDIHIGLGVHRDETDFAEADDGDHSEGEDDDLLDDDLMDKISSSPSIDDDDINFEFVYALHNFVATVDGQANASKGDNMVLLDDSNSYWWLVRIVKDGSIGYLPAEHIETPTERLARLNKHRNVDLSATMLGDNLEKSKNPLKKAMRRRNAKTVTFTSPTYIEASDNDYSTEEEDDDDDVSFTDEYAREEYEQQEEHNEAIVVEPLRPKTKAVEEPQITEQEPTSPSPEKPRSSQEIFEQEDSITPTSEPNVSRSRNGTLRNTDSFFKDDTAETKKISLTPNLLRDETAPGESREPRISLEALDKLNPDEKKDDKKKKDKKSGMLSGLFKRKDKKSKSGDDEENIEKHSGELSRSSPTPKTSMESVSSPEARPTKQAGPSRQTSKLQKQQQEVAQPKESLEQKETALREHQRDQTIRQVVLDEVEEISGSGSSRSRPYEVEQSQSNTVRVPSPSRKPTSPTSPSSPTSPVSPIGIANRQPPQSQGPYTHSVTSPPQKFPPKQTTEQTRFAESPVNIPSPLDRQRSPSVPGLTTDLPAADDDQYSPDSPPLSPADTTDSRRPDAPATPFEAPTPTWSDASLRSYLEDENELRDLYVIVYDNTNIPPAGPEHPITGNLFKDESKRLREMNSQLDSLLSEWVTRRLRRSTSQ is encoded by the exons ATGGCTAGACCTAGAATGGTGCGAGCGG ATACGCTCGACCTTCAAGACCATTACGCCCCCTCCGCGAAAGACCATACGCACGCTGTACACACGAACGATGGCACCGGCTtagctcctcatcaagagAAGGAACTCCGCCATGCCGACCACGATTCCAGAGCGGAAATTCTGCACGGTCCCACCGAGCACGATGGAACTGATATCTACGACGGTACAGAAGACATCCATATCGGGCTTGGTGTCCATCGAGACGAGACTGATTTTGCAGAAGCCGATGACGGTGACCATAGCGAGGGTGAAGACGATGATTTGTTGGATGATGATCTTATGGACAAAATCTCAAGCTCTCCCTCTATTGACGACG ATGATATCAATTTCGAGTTCGTTTACGCCTTGCATAATTTTGTTGCAACCGTGGATGGACAAGCGAATGCGTCGAAGGGTGATAACATGGTGCTCTTAGATGACAGTAATAGCTATTGGTGGCTTGTTCGAATAGTAAAGGATGGTAGTATTG GATACCTGCCCGCTGAACATATCGAAACGCCCACAGAGAGACTCGCCCGGTTAAACAAGCACCGAAATGTGGAT CTTTCTGCGACAATGCTTGGGGACAACTTGGAGAAATCCAAAAATCCGCTGAAAAAGGCAATGCGCCGTCGAAATGCAAAGACTGTCACCTTTACTAGCCCGACATACATCGAAGCCTCTGACAATGATTACTcgacagaagaagaggacgatgatgatgacgtATCTTTCACGGATGAATATGCGCGGGAGGAATACGAGCAGCAAGAGGAGCACAATGAGGCTATCGTTGTTGAACCCTTGCGACCGAAAACTAAGGCTGTTGAAGAACCGCAGATCACAGAGCAAGAACCTACTTCCCCTAGTCCAGAAAAGCCGCGCTCAAGCCAGGAGATTTTCGAACAGGAAGACTCTATTACTCCTACGTCCGAACCCAACGTCAGCCGTTCAAGAAACGGTACTCTACGAAATACCGATTCATTCTTCAAGGACGACACCGCggagaccaagaagatcTCTCTCACTCCGAACCTACTGCGCGACGAGACTGCCCCGGGCGAATCGAGAGAG CCTCGCATTAGCCTGGAAGCCCTCGATAAACTCAATCCGGACGAGAAGAAagacgacaagaagaaaaaggacaagaaatCCGGGATGCTCAGCGGCCTCTTCAAGAGAAAAGATAAGAAATCCAAAtccggtgatgatgaagaaaacATTGAGAAGCACTCGGGCGAGCTGTCTCGATCATCGCCTACTCCAAAAACATCCATGGAGTCCGTATCTTCCCCCGAAGCGCGTCCAACAAAGCAAGCCGGGCCGTCGCGGCAGACCAGCAAGCTTCAGAAACAACAACAAGAGGTGGCCCAGCCAAAGGAATCACTGGAACAAAAAGAGACAGCCTTGAGAGAACACCAGAGGGATCAAACAATACGCCAAGTAGTACTGGACGAAGTCGAAGAgatttctggctctggctcgtCTCGTTCCAGACCCTACGAGGTAGAACAGAGCCAGTCGAACACTGTTCGCGTACCAAGTCCTTCAAGGAAGCCAACGTCGCCAACTTCACCGTCATCGCCGACGTCACCAGTATCACCCATCGGAATTGCAAACCGGCAGCCACCACAAAGCCAAGGACCTTATACCCACTCTGTTACATCTCCTCCGCAAAAGTTCCCTCCAAAACAAACCACAGAACAAACCCGGTTCGCGGAATCGCCTGTCAATATACCTTCGCCTTTGGACCGTCAACGCTCGCCTAGCGTGCCGGGTCTAACAACCGACCTTCCCGCTGCTGACGATGACCAATACTCTCCGGATTCACCTCCATTATCCCCAGCTGATACCACGGACAGCAGACGTCCCGATGCACCGGCAACACCATTCGAAGCACCAACCCCAACATGGAGTGATGCTAGCCTGCGCTCATACCTAGAGGACGAAAATGAACTGCGCGATCTCTACGTCATTGTCTATGACAATACAAACATCCCCCCCGCCGGCCCTGAGCACCCCATCACCGGTAACCTGTTCAAGGACGAGAGCAAGAGACTTCGGGAGATGAACAGCCAGTTAGATTCTCTTTTATCAGAATGGGTTACACGGAGGCTGCGCAGGTCGACGAGTCAATAA